Proteins encoded by one window of Blautia argi:
- a CDS encoding LacI family DNA-binding transcriptional regulator, translated as MATIKEIAKACNVSIATVSNILNGKPGASEATRSLVLKTVEKMDYTPNYVAKNLKMRNTRSIGVIAEDMTIFSIPDIIDGITEYCQEIDYQILLTNMRLFKKYNDVYYNREDYFGLVKQEIRKLMAKQVEGIIYVTAHERIMHCIPDNLPIPAVMAYGYTQSGKVPSVVVDDEHGAYEAVQYLIERGHKQIGVITGKNDSIHMQARLVGYQKALRDNGLMYNPEFIYYGDWNREAGYNGTEKLLDRGVTAIFCMNDIMAGGVYDRADELGLRIPEDISVVGYDNRELSSYYKPPLTTITLPLHDIGYRAAEVMIDLLDKKIMPQKEELVYLMPCHRLVRKSVKEQIRQ; from the coding sequence ATGGCAACTATAAAAGAGATTGCGAAAGCATGTAATGTGTCTATTGCAACTGTATCCAACATTCTGAATGGGAAGCCGGGGGCAAGTGAGGCTACTCGAAGTTTGGTGCTGAAAACAGTAGAGAAAATGGATTATACGCCAAATTATGTGGCAAAGAATCTAAAAATGCGGAACACCAGAAGCATTGGAGTGATTGCAGAGGATATGACAATTTTCAGTATTCCTGATATTATCGACGGGATTACAGAATACTGCCAGGAAATCGATTACCAGATTTTGCTTACCAATATGCGTCTGTTTAAGAAATATAATGATGTATATTATAACAGGGAAGACTATTTCGGGCTTGTGAAGCAGGAAATCCGAAAGCTTATGGCAAAGCAGGTAGAGGGCATTATTTATGTAACAGCGCATGAAAGAATTATGCACTGCATTCCAGATAATTTACCCATACCTGCAGTTATGGCATATGGCTATACACAGAGCGGAAAGGTTCCCTCTGTAGTAGTAGATGACGAACATGGCGCTTATGAGGCAGTTCAGTATTTGATAGAGCGGGGACATAAGCAGATTGGGGTTATTACAGGAAAGAATGACAGTATTCACATGCAGGCGCGTCTTGTGGGATATCAGAAGGCGCTGCGGGATAATGGTTTGATGTATAATCCAGAGTTTATCTATTATGGGGATTGGAATAGAGAGGCCGGTTACAACGGAACAGAAAAGCTTTTAGACAGAGGTGTTACAGCCATTTTTTGTATGAATGATATTATGGCAGGTGGCGTATATGACAGAGCAGATGAATTGGGACTGAGAATTCCGGAGGATATTTCTGTGGTAGGATATGATAACAGAGAATTATCCAGCTACTACAAGCCTCCTTTAACAACCATCACCCTTCCTTTGCATGATATTGGCTATCGAGCAGCAGAGGTTATGATAGATTTGCTGGACAAAAAAATTATGCCGCAAAAGGAAGAATTGGTGTACCTGATGCCTTGTCACAGACTTGTACGGAAATCTGTAAAAGAGCAAATCAGGCAGTAA
- a CDS encoding MFS transporter: MKKIFDRMFGQYKGLRRELYVLFWGKAATNMGAMIWPMLTLILSNKLGMSAEEIARITIAMGIIQFPANLLGGKLADHCNKKNLIVVCDLVTVTCYLTAAFLPVSMTQIMLFFTAGVFQTMENPSYDALVADLSTAENREKAYSLIYLGLNLGLILAPSIGGILFQHHLGLAYAIDGLTTLSSTILILLFIKDIAPVKEEKNIYEEAKDTQSTWKILSGQKVILLFLICWAVYQFSYAQFNFLIPLNMESLYGGQGAVYFGLMTSLNGLVVIVGTPLLTKWAAGLGDTTKLLAGQILVSISLSMYIFIQGIVPLYYVSMILFTIGEVMTTLGSYPYLTRRIPASHRGRISSVSNIFLGAAMYYSQWKIGAVLETHTIMTAWQCVAAAGVLGLILYLVLIKADRKVYPLLYKK; the protein is encoded by the coding sequence ATGAAAAAGATATTTGACAGAATGTTTGGGCAATACAAAGGCTTACGCAGAGAATTATATGTTCTCTTCTGGGGGAAAGCGGCAACCAATATGGGGGCTATGATATGGCCGATGCTGACGCTGATTTTAAGCAACAAGCTGGGAATGAGTGCAGAAGAAATTGCAAGAATTACCATTGCTATGGGTATCATTCAGTTTCCGGCAAACCTGCTGGGAGGAAAACTGGCGGATCACTGCAATAAGAAAAATCTCATCGTAGTCTGTGATTTGGTGACAGTTACCTGTTATCTGACCGCGGCTTTTCTCCCGGTATCCATGACGCAGATTATGCTGTTTTTTACAGCAGGAGTCTTTCAGACCATGGAAAATCCGTCCTATGATGCTTTGGTGGCAGATTTAAGTACAGCGGAAAACAGAGAAAAGGCCTACAGCCTTATTTATCTGGGGCTAAATCTGGGGCTGATTCTGGCGCCTTCCATAGGAGGAATTTTATTTCAACATCACCTGGGACTTGCCTATGCCATTGACGGGCTGACCACCCTGTCATCAACGATTTTGATTCTTCTTTTTATCAAAGATATTGCCCCGGTGAAAGAGGAAAAAAATATTTACGAGGAGGCAAAGGATACCCAGTCTACCTGGAAAATTCTTTCCGGACAAAAGGTAATTCTGCTGTTTCTGATTTGCTGGGCAGTTTATCAGTTCTCCTATGCACAGTTTAATTTCCTGATTCCGTTGAACATGGAGAGTCTGTACGGAGGACAGGGAGCTGTGTATTTTGGGTTGATGACCAGTTTAAACGGTCTTGTGGTTATTGTGGGAACACCACTTCTCACAAAATGGGCAGCAGGACTTGGGGATACCACAAAACTTTTGGCAGGACAGATTTTAGTAAGTATCAGTCTGTCCATGTATATCTTCATACAGGGGATTGTGCCGTTGTATTATGTATCCATGATACTGTTTACCATAGGGGAGGTTATGACCACTCTCGGCTCTTATCCTTATCTGACCAGAAGAATTCCTGCATCGCACAGGGGAAGGATTTCATCTGTATCGAATATTTTTCTGGGAGCTGCCATGTATTATTCTCAATGGAAAATCGGAGCGGTTCTGGAAACACATACCATTATGACTGCATGGCAGTGTGTGGCAGCAGCAGGAGTTTTGGGGCTTATACTTTATCTTGTTTTGATAAAGGCAGACAGGAAGGTTTATCCTCTGCTTTATAAAAAATAG
- the radA gene encoding DNA repair protein RadA, producing MAKAKKSVFFCQNCGYESSKWLGQCPGCREWNSFVEETVSAGGKAAPAKGISGSEGRTGKKNEPVRLAEIQVREADRVSTNMEELDRVLGGGIVPGSMVLVGGDPGIGKSTLLLQVCRQLTIQGHKVLYISGEESLRQIKLRAKRIGEFNEHLYLLCETNLEIIRSTIERLKPEMVVIDSIQTMYNEEVSSAPGSVSQVRESTGILMQIAKGLGISVFIVGHVTKDGSVAGPRVLEHMVDTVLYFEGDRQLAYRILRGVKNRFGSTNEIGVFEMREKGLEEVKNPSQALLNGRPTDASGTTVVCSVEGTRPILIEIQALVTRTNFGLPRRTSVGIDYNRVNLLMAVLEKRAGIRLGDCDAYVNLAGGMKLGEPAIDLGIVLSLVSSYKNQVIDEGTLIFGEVGLSGEVRGVSMAETRVREAEKLGFTSCIMPKTNVEGIQGKYKIKLIGVSNIKEAMEHI from the coding sequence ATGGCAAAAGCGAAAAAAAGTGTATTTTTCTGCCAGAACTGTGGATATGAGTCTTCAAAATGGCTGGGACAGTGTCCGGGCTGCAGGGAATGGAATTCCTTTGTGGAGGAAACGGTTTCTGCAGGAGGAAAGGCAGCCCCGGCAAAAGGAATCTCCGGTTCGGAGGGACGTACAGGCAAAAAAAATGAGCCGGTCAGGCTTGCCGAAATTCAGGTCAGGGAAGCCGACAGAGTTTCAACCAATATGGAAGAACTGGATCGAGTATTAGGCGGAGGAATCGTACCTGGCTCTATGGTGCTGGTCGGCGGAGATCCGGGAATCGGAAAATCCACCCTGCTTTTACAGGTATGCAGACAGCTCACCATCCAGGGACATAAGGTGTTGTATATATCAGGGGAGGAATCTCTTCGCCAGATTAAGCTACGGGCAAAACGCATTGGAGAATTTAATGAGCATTTATATTTGCTTTGTGAAACCAATCTGGAAATAATTCGCAGTACCATTGAGCGGCTGAAGCCGGAAATGGTGGTGATTGATTCCATTCAGACTATGTACAATGAAGAGGTGTCCTCTGCGCCGGGCAGTGTGTCCCAGGTGAGGGAATCCACCGGAATTCTCATGCAGATTGCAAAAGGATTAGGAATTTCAGTGTTTATTGTAGGACATGTGACAAAGGACGGAAGTGTAGCAGGTCCCAGAGTTCTGGAGCATATGGTAGATACGGTTCTGTACTTTGAGGGGGATAGGCAGCTTGCTTACCGTATTTTGCGAGGGGTTAAAAACCGTTTTGGCTCTACCAATGAAATTGGTGTTTTTGAGATGCGGGAAAAGGGGCTGGAGGAGGTGAAAAATCCTTCTCAGGCGTTGTTGAACGGACGTCCTACTGATGCGTCCGGCACAACAGTAGTCTGTTCAGTGGAAGGTACCCGCCCTATTTTGATAGAAATTCAGGCGCTGGTAACCAGGACAAATTTCGGACTGCCAAGGAGAACCTCTGTGGGAATTGATTACAATCGTGTGAATCTTCTCATGGCAGTGCTGGAGAAAAGAGCTGGGATTCGTCTGGGCGACTGTGATGCCTATGTAAATCTGGCGGGCGGTATGAAGCTGGGGGAGCCTGCCATTGATTTGGGAATTGTGTTATCTCTTGTATCCAGTTACAAAAATCAGGTCATAGATGAAGGAACACTGATTTTCGGAGAAGTAGGACTTTCTGGGGAAGTCCGGGGTGTCAGTATGGCGGAAACCAGAGTGCGGGAGGCAGAAAAGCTGGGCTTTACTTCCTGCATTATGCCGAAAACCAATGTAGAGGGGATACAGGGAAAATATAAAATAAAATTAATAGGAGTATCGAATATTAAAGAAGCTATGGAACATATTTAA
- a CDS encoding endosialidase yields MSVVKELIRTEENGKISFGNYELAQKSKLSDFEYDGDMYKVKTYNEITKLERNGMFVYESVPGTTVLNLDTREDGMSFIVEGPKDAQITVEVEEDAEYKVTIDGEEAGQMKTNLGGKLSFSVELEQAEQVSVCIEKV; encoded by the coding sequence ATGTCAGTGGTAAAAGAATTAATTCGTACAGAAGAAAACGGCAAAATCAGCTTTGGGAACTACGAGTTGGCACAAAAATCAAAATTGTCAGATTTTGAGTATGACGGAGATATGTACAAGGTTAAAACATATAATGAAATTACAAAACTGGAAAGAAACGGAATGTTTGTCTATGAATCTGTTCCCGGCACAACGGTATTGAATCTGGACACCAGAGAAGATGGCATGAGCTTTATTGTAGAAGGACCGAAGGACGCGCAGATTACTGTAGAGGTTGAGGAAGATGCTGAGTACAAGGTAACCATTGACGGTGAAGAGGCAGGTCAGATGAAGACAAACCTGGGTGGTAAGTTATCCTTCAGTGTGGAGTTGGAACAGGCAGAGCAGGTTTCCGTTTGCATTGAAAAGGTCTGA
- a CDS encoding ATP-dependent Clp protease ATP-binding subunit yields the protein MKNQYSKWALRALKTAEQTAKSCNHNYIGTEHLLAGLLAGEETAAGILLKEAGVTKERLQNLIEKLVAPSQGVLLEEPQGYTPRARKVLSLAEEEAERLESREVGTEHLLLAMLKEYDCVGARLLHTMGVNIQGLYAEALKTMGKEGTLTKEEAAGDFQKGISKAATPMLAQFGRDLTEMAEQGLLDPVVGREKEINRMIQILSRRTKNNPCLIGEPGVGKTAITEGLAQRIVRGLVPESMADKRIIVLDLSAMVAGSKYRGEFEERIKRVIAEVSGDRRMLLFLDELHTLIGAGGAEGALDASNILKPALSRGEIQLIGATTIEEYRRHIEKDAALERRFQPVMVEEPTKEEAEKILKGLVPYYEKHHGVSIEESAVKAAVAMGVRYINDRFLPDKALDLLDEACSKVQLAGYKTPEGLVEAEKRLKSLYEEKEEAVKRQDFVLAKELQAQQQETKEQIEKARVRFEKQCRRKKLAVTEAQIAQVVAEWTKIPVEKLTEGESKRLAKLEQLLHKRVIGQEEAVTAVAKAVKRGRVGLKDPKRPIGSFLLLGPTGVGKTELSKALAEAVFGREDAMIRVDMSEYMEKHSVSKLIGSPPGYVGYEEGGQLSEKVRRNPYSVLLFDEIEKAHPDVFNILLQVLDDGHITDAQGRRVDFKETIIIMTSNAGAQSIVEPKKLGFGAADSEAADYKKMKENVMEEVKRLFRPEFLNRIDDIIVFHMLNKEEVKKITGLLLKEFVTRCRVQMKIEVKVRDSVKELIAKEGFDPKYGARPLKRAIQNKIEDPMAEEILEGKIKAGDQVVIGLSKQTIKFMVNVQND from the coding sequence ATGAAGAATCAATATTCAAAATGGGCATTGCGGGCATTAAAAACTGCCGAACAGACGGCAAAGTCCTGTAATCATAATTATATCGGAACCGAACATCTTCTGGCAGGGCTTCTGGCAGGAGAAGAAACAGCGGCAGGGATTCTGTTAAAGGAAGCAGGCGTTACAAAAGAGCGGCTTCAGAACCTGATTGAAAAACTGGTGGCGCCTTCTCAGGGCGTGCTTTTAGAAGAACCTCAGGGCTATACCCCCAGGGCAAGAAAGGTGCTGTCGCTGGCAGAAGAAGAGGCAGAGCGACTTGAGAGCCGGGAAGTGGGAACAGAGCATTTGCTCCTTGCCATGCTGAAGGAATATGACTGTGTAGGAGCCAGGCTGCTACACACCATGGGGGTGAATATTCAGGGACTTTACGCAGAGGCTCTGAAGACCATGGGAAAAGAGGGAACGCTTACAAAAGAAGAGGCGGCAGGAGATTTTCAAAAAGGCATTTCAAAAGCAGCAACGCCTATGCTTGCACAGTTTGGCAGGGATTTGACAGAGATGGCAGAGCAGGGACTTTTAGATCCGGTGGTTGGCAGAGAGAAAGAAATCAACCGTATGATTCAGATTTTGAGCAGAAGGACAAAGAACAATCCCTGTCTGATTGGAGAGCCTGGAGTGGGAAAAACCGCTATTACAGAAGGGCTTGCACAGCGGATTGTGAGAGGTCTGGTGCCGGAGAGTATGGCGGATAAACGAATTATTGTGCTGGATTTGTCCGCTATGGTGGCAGGTTCCAAATATCGCGGAGAATTTGAGGAGCGAATCAAAAGAGTAATTGCAGAGGTTTCCGGGGACAGAAGAATGCTCCTGTTTCTCGACGAGCTTCATACTCTGATCGGCGCCGGGGGTGCAGAGGGCGCTCTGGACGCCTCCAATATTTTAAAACCGGCTCTTTCAAGAGGAGAGATTCAGCTTATCGGCGCTACCACCATTGAGGAATACCGCAGACATATTGAGAAGGACGCAGCCCTTGAGCGGCGTTTTCAGCCAGTGATGGTAGAGGAACCCACAAAGGAGGAGGCAGAGAAAATCCTGAAGGGTCTGGTGCCTTATTACGAAAAGCACCACGGAGTTTCCATTGAGGAAAGTGCTGTAAAGGCAGCCGTTGCCATGGGAGTCCGCTATATCAATGACCGCTTTTTGCCGGACAAGGCGCTGGATTTGCTGGACGAAGCATGCTCTAAGGTACAGTTGGCAGGATATAAGACACCGGAAGGGCTTGTGGAGGCAGAAAAGCGTCTGAAAAGTCTGTATGAAGAAAAAGAAGAGGCTGTAAAAAGACAGGATTTTGTTCTTGCAAAGGAGCTTCAGGCACAGCAGCAGGAAACAAAAGAGCAGATAGAAAAGGCAAGAGTGCGTTTTGAGAAGCAGTGTAGGCGCAAAAAGCTGGCGGTTACAGAAGCACAGATTGCCCAGGTAGTGGCAGAGTGGACAAAAATTCCTGTGGAGAAGCTCACAGAAGGAGAGTCCAAACGTCTGGCAAAACTGGAACAGCTTCTTCATAAGCGGGTCATTGGACAGGAGGAAGCAGTCACAGCAGTGGCAAAAGCCGTGAAACGAGGTAGAGTGGGATTAAAAGATCCCAAGCGTCCCATTGGTTCCTTCCTTCTTTTAGGCCCTACCGGTGTGGGAAAGACGGAACTTTCCAAAGCATTGGCAGAGGCGGTGTTTGGCAGAGAAGACGCCATGATTCGCGTGGATATGTCAGAATATATGGAAAAACATAGTGTTTCCAAGCTGATAGGTTCTCCGCCGGGATATGTAGGCTATGAAGAGGGCGGACAGCTCAGTGAGAAAGTGCGGAGAAATCCCTACAGTGTGCTGCTATTTGATGAGATTGAAAAGGCACACCCTGATGTCTTTAACATTCTTCTGCAGGTTTTAGATGATGGACACATTACAGATGCCCAGGGCAGAAGAGTAGACTTTAAAGAAACCATTATCATTATGACCTCCAATGCAGGAGCGCAGTCCATTGTAGAGCCGAAAAAGCTGGGATTCGGAGCAGCAGACAGTGAAGCGGCAGATTATAAAAAGATGAAGGAAAATGTTATGGAAGAGGTAAAACGCCTCTTCAGACCGGAATTTTTGAACCGTATTGATGACATCATTGTCTTCCATATGCTGAACAAAGAAGAAGTAAAGAAAATTACAGGGCTGCTGTTAAAGGAATTTGTTACACGTTGCAGGGTGCAGATGAAGATAGAAGTAAAAGTCAGAGATAGCGTGAAAGAGCTGATTGCAAAAGAGGGATTTGACCCGAAATATGGAGCCAGACCTTTAAAAAGAGCTATTCAGAATAAAATCGAAGACCCTATGGCAGAGGAAATTCTGGAGGGGAAGATCAAGGCAGGAGATCAGGTTGTGATTGGACTGTCTAAACAAACTATAAAATTTATGGTAAATGTACAAAATGACTAG
- the purD gene encoding phosphoribosylamine--glycine ligase codes for MKVLIIGSGGREHAIAWKVAKSPKVDKIYCAPGNAGIAEVAECVNIGAMEFDKLAAFAKEKEIDLTVVGMDDPLVGGVVDVFEKEGLRVFGPRKNAAILEGSKAFSKDLMKKYNIPTAGYENFENADEALTYLREKADFPIVLKADGLALGKGVLICNTLEEAEEGVKEIMLDKKFGSAGNTLVVEEFMTGREVSVLSFVDGKTIKTMTSAQDHKRAKDGDEGLNTGGMGTFSPSPFYTKEVDDFCEKYIYQATVDAMAAEGREFKGIIFFGLMLTENGPKVLEYNARFGDPEAQVVIPRLKNDIVEVFEACVDGRLDEVDLQFEDNAAVCVVLASDGYPVSYEKGFPIEGLDSFKDKEGYYVFHAGTALKDGKIVTNGGRVLGVTAKGADLKEARANAYKATEWIQFANKYKRNDIGKAIDEA; via the coding sequence ATGAAAGTATTGATTATCGGAAGCGGCGGAAGAGAACATGCCATTGCGTGGAAGGTGGCAAAAAGTCCAAAGGTGGACAAGATTTACTGTGCACCGGGAAATGCAGGAATTGCAGAAGTGGCAGAGTGTGTAAATATTGGCGCTATGGAATTTGATAAGCTGGCAGCTTTTGCAAAGGAAAAGGAAATCGACCTGACGGTTGTAGGCATGGATGACCCTCTGGTGGGAGGCGTGGTTGATGTCTTTGAAAAAGAGGGACTTCGCGTGTTCGGACCCAGAAAAAATGCTGCGATTCTGGAAGGATCCAAGGCTTTTTCCAAGGATTTAATGAAAAAATATAACATTCCTACAGCAGGCTATGAAAACTTTGAAAACGCAGACGAAGCGCTGACATATCTCAGAGAAAAGGCAGATTTCCCCATTGTATTAAAAGCAGACGGTCTGGCTCTGGGAAAAGGTGTTTTAATCTGTAATACTCTGGAGGAAGCAGAAGAAGGCGTAAAGGAAATTATGCTGGATAAAAAATTCGGTTCAGCAGGCAATACTCTGGTAGTAGAAGAATTTATGACAGGACGTGAGGTTTCTGTGCTTTCCTTTGTAGACGGAAAGACCATTAAGACCATGACGTCAGCTCAGGACCATAAACGTGCAAAAGACGGCGATGAGGGCTTAAATACCGGAGGTATGGGGACCTTTTCTCCAAGTCCCTTCTATACAAAAGAGGTGGATGATTTCTGCGAAAAATACATTTATCAGGCAACCGTAGATGCTATGGCAGCAGAGGGCAGAGAATTTAAAGGGATTATTTTCTTTGGTTTAATGCTCACAGAAAACGGACCCAAGGTGCTGGAATACAATGCCCGCTTTGGAGATCCGGAGGCGCAGGTGGTGATTCCAAGACTGAAAAACGATATTGTGGAAGTTTTTGAAGCCTGTGTGGACGGCAGATTAGATGAGGTAGATCTGCAGTTTGAGGACAATGCAGCTGTGTGTGTGGTACTGGCGTCTGACGGATATCCGGTATCCTATGAAAAGGGATTTCCGATTGAAGGACTGGACAGCTTTAAGGATAAAGAAGGCTATTATGTTTTCCACGCAGGAACTGCTTTAAAAGACGGCAAAATTGTGACAAATGGCGGACGTGTGCTGGGTGTTACAGCAAAGGGTGCAGACTTAAAAGAGGCAAGAGCCAATGCTTATAAAGCAACCGAATGGATTCAGTTTGCTAATAAATATAAGAGAAATGACATCGGAAAAGCCATTGACGAAGCATAA
- the purN gene encoding phosphoribosylglycinamide formyltransferase, whose product MMKMAVLVSGGGTNLQAILDAMDSGRITNAQVSVVISNNENAYALERAKKHGIPAQCVSPKNYETRALFNEALLAAIQSYEVDLVVLAGCLVVIPEIMVKAYPNRIINIHPSLIPAFCGTGYYGLKVHEGVLQRGVKVTGATVHFVDEGTDTGPIILQKAVAVQQGDTPELLQRRVMEEAEWQIMPEAIDLIANNRVEVIDGIVKIREA is encoded by the coding sequence ATGATGAAAATGGCAGTTTTGGTATCCGGAGGCGGAACCAACCTTCAGGCAATTTTAGATGCCATGGACAGCGGCAGGATTACCAATGCCCAGGTGTCTGTGGTAATCAGCAACAATGAAAATGCGTATGCTCTGGAGCGCGCAAAAAAGCACGGAATTCCGGCGCAGTGTGTATCCCCGAAAAATTATGAAACCAGAGCGCTTTTTAACGAGGCGTTGCTTGCAGCCATTCAGTCCTATGAGGTGGATTTGGTGGTGCTGGCAGGTTGCCTGGTGGTAATTCCGGAGATTATGGTAAAGGCGTATCCAAACAGGATCATCAATATTCACCCTTCCCTGATACCGGCTTTTTGCGGAACCGGGTATTATGGTTTAAAGGTACACGAAGGTGTGCTGCAAAGAGGGGTTAAAGTAACGGGAGCCACCGTACATTTTGTGGATGAGGGAACAGATACTGGCCCCATTATTCTGCAGAAGGCGGTAGCGGTGCAGCAGGGCGACACACCGGAGCTTCTGCAAAGGAGAGTGATGGAAGAGGCAGAATGGCAGATTATGCCAGAGGCCATTGATTTGATTGCCAACAACAGGGTAGAAGTCATAGACGGAATTGTAAAAATCCGTGAAGCATAG
- the purM gene encoding phosphoribosylformylglycinamidine cyclo-ligase, producing the protein MDYKKAGVDIEAGYKSVELMKEHVKKTMREEVLGGLGGFSGAFSLKKIKEMEDPVLLSGTDGCGTKVKLAYLMDKHDTIGIDAVAMCVNDIACAGGEPLFFLDYIACGKNYPEKIAEIVKGVAEGCLQSDAALIGGETAEHPGLMPEEEYDLAGFAVGVVERKDLINGENLNEGDVLIGMASSGVHSNGFSLVRKVFEMTKESLDTYYDELGKTLGEALLAPTRIYVKALKNVKEAGVTVKACSHITGGGFYENVPRMLKDGVCAVIEKDSYPIPPIFTLMAKKGEIEETMMYNTFNMGLGMIVAVDAKDVDKTMEAMKAAGDIPYVVGKIEAGEKGVKLV; encoded by the coding sequence ATGGATTACAAGAAAGCTGGCGTAGATATTGAAGCTGGTTACAAATCAGTGGAATTAATGAAAGAACATGTAAAGAAAACCATGCGCGAGGAAGTGCTTGGGGGCCTGGGCGGATTTTCCGGTGCTTTTTCTCTGAAAAAAATCAAAGAAATGGAAGACCCGGTTCTTTTGTCCGGTACAGACGGTTGCGGCACAAAGGTAAAGCTGGCATATCTTATGGACAAACATGACACCATTGGGATTGATGCGGTGGCAATGTGCGTCAACGACATTGCCTGTGCAGGCGGAGAACCTTTATTTTTCCTGGACTACATTGCATGCGGTAAGAATTATCCTGAAAAAATCGCAGAAATCGTAAAAGGTGTGGCAGAAGGCTGTCTGCAGTCTGATGCGGCGTTAATCGGAGGCGAAACAGCAGAACATCCGGGACTTATGCCGGAGGAAGAATATGATTTGGCAGGTTTTGCAGTTGGTGTGGTGGAACGTAAGGACTTAATTAACGGCGAGAACTTAAATGAGGGAGATGTGCTGATTGGTATGGCATCTTCCGGCGTACACAGCAATGGATTTTCTCTGGTTCGTAAGGTTTTTGAGATGACAAAAGAATCTCTGGACACTTATTATGACGAGCTGGGAAAAACTCTGGGAGAAGCGCTCTTAGCTCCAACCAGAATCTATGTAAAGGCTTTAAAAAATGTAAAGGAAGCAGGAGTTACGGTAAAAGCCTGCAGTCATATTACAGGCGGCGGTTTCTATGAAAACGTGCCGAGAATGTTAAAAGACGGCGTTTGTGCAGTGATTGAAAAGGACAGCTATCCGATTCCTCCAATCTTTACTTTAATGGCAAAAAAAGGCGAAATCGAAGAAACCATGATGTACAATACCTTTAACATGGGGCTTGGTATGATTGTGGCAGTAGACGCTAAAGATGTGGATAAAACTATGGAAGCAATGAAAGCTGCCGGAGATATTCCTTATGTGGTAGGTAAAATTGAAGCAGGGGAAAAAGGCGTAAAATTAGTTTAG
- the purE gene encoding 5-(carboxyamino)imidazole ribonucleotide mutase, which yields MAKVGIVMGSDSDMPVMSKAADMLEKFGIEYEMTIISAHREPDVFFEYAKSAEEKGFKVIIAGAGMAAHLPGMCAAIFPMPVIGIPMHTTSLGGRDSLYSIVQMPSGIPVATVAINGGANAAILAAKILATSDAELLQKLKDYKEELKDQVVAKDVKLQEVGYKNYK from the coding sequence ATGGCAAAAGTTGGAATTGTTATGGGCAGTGACTCTGATATGCCTGTTATGAGCAAAGCAGCAGACATGCTGGAAAAATTCGGGATTGAATACGAGATGACGATTATCTCAGCACACAGAGAACCCGATGTATTCTTTGAATATGCGAAATCCGCAGAAGAAAAAGGATTTAAGGTTATCATTGCAGGTGCAGGTATGGCAGCGCATCTTCCAGGTATGTGTGCAGCCATTTTCCCAATGCCGGTTATCGGTATTCCGATGCACACCACATCACTGGGAGGAAGAGATTCCCTGTACTCTATTGTACAGATGCCTTCCGGTATTCCGGTTGCAACGGTAGCGATTAACGGAGGAGCCAATGCGGCAATTCTGGCAGCCAAGATTTTAGCTACTTCTGATGCAGAGTTGCTTCAGAAATTAAAAGACTACAAGGAAGAGTTAAAAGACCAGGTTGTGGCAAAAGATGTAAAACTGCAGGAAGTAGGATATAAAAACTATAAATAA